The Tolypothrix sp. PCC 7712 region CTGCGCGATCGCGAAATGGAAATCAAAGCCGAAATTCGCGCGATCGCTCAAAGCAAAACCAATGCTTCTGGTAACGAAGGTCTAGAACCCGTAGTTACAGAAGAAGACATTGCCCACATCGTCGCATCCTGGACGGGAGTTCCGGTGAACAAGCTCACCGAATCCGAATCCGAGAAGCTGTTGCACATGGAAGACACCCTACATCAGCGCCTAATTGGACAAGAAGACGCTGTGAAGGCAGTTTCCCGAGCAATTCGCCGCGCTCGTGTCGGTTTGAAAAATCCCAATCGACCCATCGCCAGCTTTGTCTTCTCAGGGCCCACAGGCGTTGGTAAAACCGAATTAGCGAAATCCTTGGCTTCTTACTTCTTCGGTTCCGAGGAAGCAATGATTCGCCTAGATATGTCGGAATATATGGAGCGTCACACTGTCAGCAAACTGATCGGTTCACCTCCAGGTTACGTTGGCTATAACGAAGGCGGTCAGCTAACCGAAGCAGTAAGACGCAGACCTTACACCGTGGTGCTATTCGACGAAATCGAAAAAGCTCACCCCGATGTCTTCAACATGCTGCTGCAAATCTTAGAAGACGGTCGCTTAACCGATGCTAAAGGTCGCACCGTAGACTTTAAGAACACTCTGTTGATTTTGACATCTAACATCGGTTCCAAGGTAATTGAAAAAGGTGGTGGCGGTATCGGCTTCGAGTTTGCAGACGATGCTAGCGAATCGCAATACAACCGCATTCGCTCCTTGGTGAACGAAGAACTGAAGCAATACTTCCGTCCAGAGTTCCTCAACCGTTTAGATGAAATTATCGTCTTCCGTCAGTTGAGCAAGGCCGAAGTTACAGAAATCGCCGACATCATGCTCAAAGAAGTATTTGGTCGCCTGACCGAAAAAGGTATCACCTTAGAAGTCACCGACCGCTTCAAAGACCGCCTCATCCAAGAAGGCTACAGCCCCAGCTACGGCGCACGACCATTACGTCGAGCAATTATGCGCTTGTTAGAAGATAGCTTGGCTGAAGAGATTCTCTCTGGTCGCATTAAAGATGGCGATACAGCCCTGGTTGATGTTGATGAAAACGGTAACGTTCAAGTCAGTTCTCAACAGCGTCGGGAGTTATTATCCCAAGGTGCTGAGTAAAATTTAAAATTTAAAATTTGGGATTAAATCTCAAATTAAAAAATGCAAACGGTAGAGTATTAATTGCTCTACCGTTTTTTGTAGGAAACAGGCGATCGTATTAAATTAGCTCTGAGATAGAATCAAGATAAATTCAAAATTCAGGAGTGAAAGCTTGCAAACTATTCTTTTAAGTCGCGAAGAAGTCGCCAAACGTGCTACCGAACTTTATGAAAATATCATTCGGCAACAAGTAGAAACAGAAGAAAACATTGGTAAGATGGTGATTATTGATATAGAAACAGGTGAATATGGTGTTGATAAAATAGGGATAGAATCAGCTAAATATTTACGTAATAAAAACCCACTTGCTCGACTTTTTGGTATTCGCATAGGTTATAAAGTTGCTGCTTCTTTTAGTGGGGAAATGGAGCGTGATTATCGGTGATTTCTGGGATTATTAAAAATGGACGTGCGACTGTCAACATAATATTTAGACTCCCAAATCAACCAGATTTTAGTATTGAATTTGTTATTGATACAGGATTTACAAATTTTCTTTCCCTACCTCCAGCAGCAGTAGCAGTGTTGGGTCTTCCGTTTGTTTATGATATGTATGTAAATTTAGCTAATAATAGTAATGTCATTTTGCCAGTACATCAAGCTACGATTATTTGGAATGGAGAAGAACGGGAAGTAGATGTACTCGCTACTGGAAGATTGCCTCTATTGGGTACTGCTTTACTTGATGAATATGAACTGGTAATTCAGTTTACTGAAGGTGGTTTAGTAACAATTGAAGAGTTGTAGTTGCAGTTTCATCTATATATTTCCTATCAACATCATTGCGATTTTTATCCCAAGATTGCATATAAGGGAAAATGTCACATTTGGGATTTGAAATTCAAATTTAAAGCTTTTCCTTTTGTGGATTAATTACTGCAATCTCTTATGCAAAAATTTGGTGTATAGCGACCAATAAGTAAATAAGAAAAACCGACTGGCTGTATCGCTCTACCAGTCGGCAACTAGCTTACCTTACTTTTCAGAAGGAGACAATAAGACAATAAAACGGATAATGCTCTAAAACCTTGCCTTAGAATTGCAACAATTATAATTAGGTATTTGAATTACCTATTTACCACACCTAAAATTGCGCTTGTATCGACTTAGACAGGCTTTAGTTCATTTTCAGCGCTTTTGCCTATAATTGGTAGATGCGATAGCCCAATTAATAATGCTTGTATGGGTTTAATGCAGAACCCAACTTGATTACAAGTATACCTTGAGTGCCAAAATAATCAAGGTATTTGTACCACTTTTTTTACTGGCTGAAAAATTTTATGACTCCTCACGAAAGTGAAGCAAAAGATAGCCCAGCGTCATCTAAAATATGGCGTAGTTGGCAGGAAAATCTAACTCTAGTTGCGATCGCGTTATGTTTGGCATTTCTTATCCGAACTTTTATTGCCGAACCGCGTTTTATCCCTTCGGATTCTATGTTACCCACCTTACACACAGGCGATCGCCTGGTTGTGGAAAAAATATCTTATAAATTTCATCCGCCTAAAACTGGTGATATTATTGTTTTTCAGCCACCAGAAGAACTGCAACGCCGGGGATATCCTCAAGACCAAGCTTTTATCAAGCGGGTGATTGGTGAACCGGGAGAGGTTGTGAGTGTTGCTCATGGTAAAGTTTATCTCAACGGTCAAGCTTTGCAAGAAGACTATATTGCTGAACCACCAAATAATCCTTACCCGCCACAAGTAGTTCCAGAAGGCGAATTTTTTGTCATGGGTGATAATCGTAACGATAGTAATGACTCTCGTTACTGGGGTTTTTTACCCAGAAAAAATATTATTGGTCGAGCCACATTCCGTTTTTGGCCCCTCGACCGCTTTGGGTTTATTTAAAATTAAAGGCTAGGGACTAGTGGTCTGTCAAATTCATTTTGACTGTTAGAGAGACGCGATAAATCGCCGTCTCTACAGGAAATCTATCCGTCAATTATTTCTTGACAGACTACTAGAAATTAGAAATTAAAAGTAGCTTTTTTAGTTAATTATGATTGTTCCTAGTCCCCAATCCCTAATCCCCAATCCCCAACTTAAAACCTGAGATAATACATTAATTGGGCGATCGCATCTGCTGGTAGTGCCAAACGCTGCTGGAAATCCACTAAGCTACGATAAGGGCCAGCAGCTAAACGATTTTGCACAACAGCTTGCGCTAAAGATATATCAATAAAAGGTATTTTTGCTAAATGTTCAACTGTTGCTAAATTGGGATTAATTAAAGGTGCTGGACATTCTAAAGATTCTTCGTCATAGTAAGCAAAATTAAGCAGTGGCTTGATTGGCTGTAATCGCTGCACAGGAATCGCCAAAGCTGCTGCAATATCTTCTATACAATAAAATTTAACACCGGAACGTGAAAGTTCTACGAGCGATCGCGCCTGATGAATGGAAAACCCAGGTAAGCGTAACCAATCATCTACAGTTGCTTGATTAGCATCAATGTGAATCCCCAATTGGATCGCCAGCTGAATTTCTTCCCCAGATTGCAGTCTATAGTAAGGGTCGTTGAGGAGCTGGGTACGGAGTTTTTGTAACCTGGGGTTGAAAGATAGCCAGTTTTTCATACTTTTTCTGGTGTCAAGAAATTTGGTCTAGCATCTGGCGGCGCTTTTGCTCAAATTCGTACTCCGAAATTAATCCATCTTGGCGCAGCTTATCTAATTCTCGCAAAGCATCTGCGATCGCTCCTACTTGATTGCTTACCTGCTGTGAATTTTTGATTGCTGACTTACCAAAATTAAAATTGCGATCAAAAGCTTCTTCATCTTGAGCCAAATACCAAACCCCTTCAATAGCACTGGCTACTTTGGGGATAGGAGTCCAGGAAAGCAGAACATACAATATTCCCCACACAGGTTGGCCTAGATAAAACTTATGTAATCCTGAAATGGTCAGCGTGCCAGAAAAAGCTAAAATAGCGGCAACGCTGCGGCTTTTTCGCTTGGTTAACATATTCCCCAATTTACCACTAGTACATTACCTACAATTAGATAGTCATCCTAGCAAAGCACTTGCATAAATGCAGCTTATTGTTTGGTGTTGGGCATTGAGTGTTTGATGTTTTTGTTGCTCACCCACTACCAATTACCGATGGTTACGGCTATAAGTTGCAAACAAACTTAACTATGACATTGGCTGTGCTGCCTTCGGCTTGTTCTCTACAGCAAATATTTATACTTCTCCTAATGTATATGAATCTATTTTATTGATTTTTGCTATGGCTGATCAGTTCTCAATAAGTAGGCTATATTCAAATAACCTAGATACAGAGGAATTGCCCAAATTCATTGTATTTCCTAGTAGTTATTTATATCTATTATGTAATATAATATATTACATAAACTTGGGCTGAGGAAATTTCTTAAATAGCAAAAATTTGAGCTAGATTTTAGTTCAACCTAGTCTTAGCCACAAAAAATAAAATTCTCGGTTTTTAGTGTACCGAATAGTTGCAAAATATCCACCTGTTGTTACTAAAAGCAGCGATGTCCCTAATTCCGAAACTCAGAGAAAAATCAGTGGAACAGAAAGTAGACCAAAAAAATCATGTTCAGCCCGTCGAACAAAACTATGCGGATCGTCACTACCAGCGAGCTGTTCAGTATGCTAACCAAAGCAACTGGGCAAGTTGTGTGCAAGAATTACGTGAGGCCATCAAACTAGAACCAAAAATTAGTGACTATCATGCGTTATTAGGCGTTGCATATTTTAAGCAGAACTTCCAGGGAATGGCAACAGTTTATATTCGCCAAGCATTAAAGCTGAATCCCCAACATCCTGTAGCGTTAAAATATGCTGCCAAGCTGAACATTAAAGAAGCCCAACCACCTAATCCTAAATCAGCAGCAATTTCTGTAGGTCTTGCCTCAGTATTAAGCTTGTTTACTTCACGCTCGGAATCTTGAGTCAAGTGTTGAAATTTCCCTAAAAAACCGTAAAGGAACCGGAGCTTATTCCCTAGAGTATTGCCCTAGACTAGAATAAAAATATAAGCAAAACCATAATTTGCTGAGTGTGGGCGCTCAGTTGAATATTAAACAAAATGGGATTCTTTGACTCTGAGATAGTTCAGCAAGAAGCGAAACAGCTGTTTGACGATTATCAAGCACTTATCAAGCTTGGTAATAGCTACGGCAAATTTGACCGTGAAGGTAAAAAGCTGTTTATTGAGCAAATGGAAGCCATGATGGATCGGTATCGCATCTTTATGAAGCGCTTTGAGCTATCAGAAGATTTCATGGCACAAATGACTATGGAGCAGATGAAAACTCAGCTAGGTCAGTTTGGAGTGACACCACAACAAATGTTTGACCAAATGCATCTTACTCTACAACGGATGAAAGCCGAGCTGGAAAAACAAGTATAGGGTCTAGGGGCTAGAAGTTTGGTAATAGTGCTGCTATTAAGTCAGTCAAAATCTCAAATCCAAAAAGTCAATATTAATCAGCTTCTAGTCCTTAGTCCCCAGTAACCATTCTCTAGTTCCTATTCTCGCTCATTCGATTTCGGACGAGGAAACTGAGAGGGCGATTTAAAGCTTTCTACTGGTACATCCTTTAAAGCCTTTTGCATAAAGTCACGCCAGATGGGGGCTACCATCACCCCACCTGTAGCACCGTGGGCTAATTGTCTATTGTCGTCTCTACCAACCCAGACAGCAGTTGTTAACTGGGGTACCGTACCTACAAACCAAATATCCTTTTCTGAGGATGTTGTACCCGTTTTACCTGCAGCAGGGCGACCTATAGCAGCATTTTTACCAGTACCATCAGTAATTACCGATTGCATAACATTGATAATTGCTGCCGATGCCCAAGGATCTAAAACTAGCTGGGGCTTGGGTGTATTATCTAATAAAACGTTTCCGCTACTATCTGTAACACGGGCAATGACTGTGGGTGGTGACTGCCAACCATAATTAGCAAAGGTGGCATAGGCACTAGCCATTTCTAATGGTGTCACGCCAATCGCACCTAGAGGTAAAGAAGTTACTGGCTCCATTGGACTCATAATTCCTAAGGTACGGCAAGTTTCGATGACTTTATTCATCCCCACTGACTTACCAACCTTAATGACAGGGATATTACGCGATTGGGCTAGGGCTGTGCGAATTGACATGGCCCCAGAAAACCCACCATCATAGTTTCTGGGATAGTACCAACCATTACCATCTCGATAGCTAACTGGAGCGTCTACCACCGTTGTGTCTGGTGCAAATTTTCCAGAAGCAAAAGCTGTGTAGTATACAAATGGCTTAAAAGAAGATCCAGGCTGACGTTGCGCTTGGGTAGCACGGTTAAATTCGCTGGTTTTAGCGTCTACACCACCTACCAAAGCTTTGACAAAATGCGTGCGGGGGTCGATTGCTACCAAAGCCATTTGATTTTTAGATAAGCCTTCGCCTTGGAGCCTTTCATGCCAGGTAGCGACAGTTTGCTCTGCCATTTTTTGGAATTCGGCATCAACTGTAGTTTGGACACGCATACCGCCTTTCAACAATGCTTCTCGCCCAAACTTCTTCGCTAACTCCTGAGATACAGTATTAGTGACATAAGGTAATGCACTACCTTGAAATGACCTAATTTTACCTAATTTAATTTCTTGCTTGAGAGCATCATCGTACTCTTGCTGGCTAATCCAATTCAAGTCCAGCATCCGCCCTAAAACTTCTTTTTGTTTTTGTTTTGCCAACTTCATGCTGACAAAAGGGCTAAACTCCTCTGGTGCTTGAATTAAACCAGCCATCATCGCCGATTCGCCCAAAGTTAAATATTCTGAGGATTTGTTAAAGTAACTGCGTGCTGCAGTTTGTACTCCATAGTTGTTATGACCCCAATACACTTGATTGAGGTACATTTCTAATATTTGGTCTTTAGAAAGAATTTGCTCTAAGCGGATTGCCAGAACTGCTTCTGCGATTTTGCGGGTAAAGGCACGCTTTTGAGACAAAAATATATTTTTCACCAACTGCATGGTGATGGTAGAGCCACCTTCTTTAACTCCACCAGCAATTGAGTTAACCACGATCGCACGCCCTACACCTGTAGGGTTAATACCGTGGTGGTTGTAAAAATGACCATCTTCACTGGCTAATACAGCCCGTTTTAAATTGGGAGAAATTTTATCTAAGGGCATCACTTCGCGGTTAGCTTCGCCATGAACACTAGCTAACAGCTTGCCTTTAAGATCATAAATATAAGTAGTTTCTGAAGGAAAAAAGTTACGTAGTTGCCTCACATCTGGCAAGTTACGGAAACTAATAGCCAAGCCCACCAATCCCCCCGCCACAATTGAACTTGTCAGCATCGTGATTGATAATAGAGTTGCGCCAGCTACCTGACCTACTCCTTTCAAAAACTCAAAACCTGATGAAGCCTTAGTGTGTGGCTCCTTGTCTTCAAAAGTCCTAGACGACACGGCGATTTCACTTCCTCACTTGTAAATTTAACTGTAATTGATTTGGCGAAGCAAGGCGGTTGATTTTTTGCAATTATAGTAGTTTGGCAGATAAGAGAACGGACAAATTGCCAGTGAATACAACCAACTTAATTTCTTCAGCCCAAAGTTTAATTAATAGCGAATCTCCTAGCATGGCGCAAGATTTTGCTTGGTTGCGTCGTGGTGTTGTGGAAATCTTCCCACAACCAACAGATGTTGACAGCGAAAGTGAAACTTTAGAAAAGCGCTTGGCAACTACAAGCAGACCTTTAAGGGTCAAATTAGGCATTGATCCAACCGGTGCTGATATTCATCTTGGTCATAGCATACCGGTACGAAAACTGCGAGCTTTTCAAGATGCTGGTCATACAGCAGTGCTAATTATTGGTGATTTTACAGCTCGCATTGGCGATCCAACTGGTAAATCTGAGGTACGTCGCCAACTGACAGAAGCAGAGGTAGCGCAGAACGCTCAGACTTATCTTGACCAAGTACGCCCCATATTGGATTTTGACACACCTGGCAAATTAGAGGTACGTTATAACTCCGAATGGCTCTCCCGGCTAGATTTAGGAAAAATTTTAGAATTACTTTCCACAATGACAGTAGGGCAGATGCTAGCCAAGGAAGGATTTGCAGAACGTTATAAAAAAGAGAATCCAATTTTCATTCATGAGTTCCTTTATCCGTTGATGCAGGGATATGATTCTGTGGCGGTTGAGGCTGATGTGGAGTTAGGCGGAACTGATCAAAAATTTAATATTGCTGTGGGGCGAGATTTACAACGCCATTTTGGGCAAAAGCCTCAGTTTGGGCTATTACTACCAATTTTGATTGGTACAGATGGCGTACAGAAAATGTCTAAGTCTTTAGGTAATTATGTAGGGTTATCGGAACACCCATCAGATAAATATCAAAAGTTGCAGGGAGTTCCCGATCAATTACTAACCCAGTATTTTGAGCTACTGACAGATTTAGCTTTAGAGAAATTGCCCGCAAACCCACGCGATCGCCAATTACTTTTAGCATGGGAAGTTGTGAAACAATATCATGGTGAAGCTGCGGCGAATCAGGCGAAAGCAGCTGCCGATAGCGGTGGTAAAAAAGGTGCTATCCCGGAATTCTCTTTGGCTGAAATTCCCCAGTTTCCCGTAAAATTGGCTTATTTGCTCAATGTTAGCGGCCTGTGCAAAAGTAGCGGCGAAGGTAAACGCAAAATTCAAGAAGGTGGGGTTTACCTAGATGGCGATCGCATTACTAATGTTGATACCACTTTTGCCCAACCTGATGAGTTAGCTCAGAAAGTTTTGCAGGTAGGGAAAAACAAGTTTGTGCGCTTAGTACCTTAATCTATGAAATGAACCGCCGATCAACGCCGATGAAAGCCGAGCAGCGAATTATTGTACCTTTGGATGTACCAGATGTAGCGAGTGCGATCGCTCTTGTGGATCAGCTTCCGCAAGTGAATTTCTGGAAAGTTGGCTTAGAGTTATTTACTAGCACTGGGCCAGCTATTCTCGCAGAGCTAAAATCTCGAGAAAAGCAGATTTTTCTGGATTTAAAGTTTCATGATATCCCCAATACTGTTGCTGGCGCTTGTCAGGCGGCGGCTCGTTATGGGGTGGATTTGTTAACTATTCATGCTACTGCTGGTAAGGATGCACTGAAAGCCGCAACCGCAGCAGTACAAACAGGGGCAGCCCAAGCGGGTGTAAAACCGCCGAAATTGATTGCGATTACGCTGTTGACGAGCATTTCTGCTAGGCAATTGGCGTTTGATTTAAAAATTCCCCTAGAATTGCCAGAATATGCTTTGTCAATGGCGCTACTAGCTCAAG contains the following coding sequences:
- a CDS encoding clan AA aspartic protease, with product MISGIIKNGRATVNIIFRLPNQPDFSIEFVIDTGFTNFLSLPPAAVAVLGLPFVYDMYVNLANNSNVILPVHQATIIWNGEEREVDVLATGRLPLLGTALLDEYELVIQFTEGGLVTIEEL
- the lepB gene encoding signal peptidase I; amino-acid sequence: MTPHESEAKDSPASSKIWRSWQENLTLVAIALCLAFLIRTFIAEPRFIPSDSMLPTLHTGDRLVVEKISYKFHPPKTGDIIVFQPPEELQRRGYPQDQAFIKRVIGEPGEVVSVAHGKVYLNGQALQEDYIAEPPNNPYPPQVVPEGEFFVMGDNRNDSNDSRYWGFLPRKNIIGRATFRFWPLDRFGFI
- a CDS encoding helix-hairpin-helix domain-containing protein, whose product is MKNWLSFNPRLQKLRTQLLNDPYYRLQSGEEIQLAIQLGIHIDANQATVDDWLRLPGFSIHQARSLVELSRSGVKFYCIEDIAAALAIPVQRLQPIKPLLNFAYYDEESLECPAPLINPNLATVEHLAKIPFIDISLAQAVVQNRLAAGPYRSLVDFQQRLALPADAIAQLMYYLRF
- a CDS encoding NINE protein; the protein is MLTKRKSRSVAAILAFSGTLTISGLHKFYLGQPVWGILYVLLSWTPIPKVASAIEGVWYLAQDEEAFDRNFNFGKSAIKNSQQVSNQVGAIADALRELDKLRQDGLISEYEFEQKRRQMLDQIS
- a CDS encoding tetratricopeptide repeat protein; this encodes MSLIPKLREKSVEQKVDQKNHVQPVEQNYADRHYQRAVQYANQSNWASCVQELREAIKLEPKISDYHALLGVAYFKQNFQGMATVYIRQALKLNPQHPVALKYAAKLNIKEAQPPNPKSAAISVGLASVLSLFTSRSES
- a CDS encoding DUF1825 family protein produces the protein MGFFDSEIVQQEAKQLFDDYQALIKLGNSYGKFDREGKKLFIEQMEAMMDRYRIFMKRFELSEDFMAQMTMEQMKTQLGQFGVTPQQMFDQMHLTLQRMKAELEKQV
- a CDS encoding transglycosylase domain-containing protein; this translates as MSSRTFEDKEPHTKASSGFEFLKGVGQVAGATLLSITMLTSSIVAGGLVGLAISFRNLPDVRQLRNFFPSETTYIYDLKGKLLASVHGEANREVMPLDKISPNLKRAVLASEDGHFYNHHGINPTGVGRAIVVNSIAGGVKEGGSTITMQLVKNIFLSQKRAFTRKIAEAVLAIRLEQILSKDQILEMYLNQVYWGHNNYGVQTAARSYFNKSSEYLTLGESAMMAGLIQAPEEFSPFVSMKLAKQKQKEVLGRMLDLNWISQQEYDDALKQEIKLGKIRSFQGSALPYVTNTVSQELAKKFGREALLKGGMRVQTTVDAEFQKMAEQTVATWHERLQGEGLSKNQMALVAIDPRTHFVKALVGGVDAKTSEFNRATQAQRQPGSSFKPFVYYTAFASGKFAPDTTVVDAPVSYRDGNGWYYPRNYDGGFSGAMSIRTALAQSRNIPVIKVGKSVGMNKVIETCRTLGIMSPMEPVTSLPLGAIGVTPLEMASAYATFANYGWQSPPTVIARVTDSSGNVLLDNTPKPQLVLDPWASAAIINVMQSVITDGTGKNAAIGRPAAGKTGTTSSEKDIWFVGTVPQLTTAVWVGRDDNRQLAHGATGGVMVAPIWRDFMQKALKDVPVESFKSPSQFPRPKSNERE
- the tyrS gene encoding tyrosine--tRNA ligase is translated as MAQDFAWLRRGVVEIFPQPTDVDSESETLEKRLATTSRPLRVKLGIDPTGADIHLGHSIPVRKLRAFQDAGHTAVLIIGDFTARIGDPTGKSEVRRQLTEAEVAQNAQTYLDQVRPILDFDTPGKLEVRYNSEWLSRLDLGKILELLSTMTVGQMLAKEGFAERYKKENPIFIHEFLYPLMQGYDSVAVEADVELGGTDQKFNIAVGRDLQRHFGQKPQFGLLLPILIGTDGVQKMSKSLGNYVGLSEHPSDKYQKLQGVPDQLLTQYFELLTDLALEKLPANPRDRQLLLAWEVVKQYHGEAAANQAKAAADSGGKKGAIPEFSLAEIPQFPVKLAYLLNVSGLCKSSGEGKRKIQEGGVYLDGDRITNVDTTFAQPDELAQKVLQVGKNKFVRLVP
- the pyrF gene encoding orotidine-5'-phosphate decarboxylase; the protein is MKAEQRIIVPLDVPDVASAIALVDQLPQVNFWKVGLELFTSTGPAILAELKSREKQIFLDLKFHDIPNTVAGACQAAARYGVDLLTIHATAGKDALKAATAAVQTGAAQAGVKPPKLIAITLLTSISARQLAFDLKIPLELPEYALSMALLAQETGLDGAVCSPQEVAQLRQTCGDDFLFVCPGVRPSWADKADQQRSLTPAQAIKAGADYLVIGRPITAATEPELAWNRIIEEITKETNK